The following proteins are encoded in a genomic region of Grus americana isolate bGruAme1 chromosome 35, bGruAme1.mat, whole genome shotgun sequence:
- the C35H11orf80 gene encoding type 2 DNA topoisomerase 6 subunit B-like: protein MAGEAVRAVRGGGRRGAQPRCRRRSPAGSPPGGAGAAGGPPCPRPVLWPDPAPSPVAFDLPAQPPPRHALVRLCGAAAVPAQDQRGAPRGGVSLLRQHERCRGLAHLRDPSWLADWERFGFTAAPRAPPEGEEELVTPDATYAVRPGAGAPVGDRHPQTLLLFLFLRHDDPFQVYDAGARRLLLAHLDQTLLSSRPALARGLRTLVHPALEELRRRHESQERLARSLPVVLDAVTAVVTGSTSARFRRTCLRTMQVEDTAALAAATRRSLAEVTQRRLLPCASCETPGAPGDPRRGEGRAGERGTRHPPPGSPSEGPCVRRGRQMEEEEEEEEGDTCPQSTEVQAWWREVAGLAEWTA, encoded by the exons ATGGCGGGCGAGGCCGTGCGCGCGGTGCGGGG TGGCGGCCGCCGGGGAGCTCAGCCGCGGTGTCGGCGCCGAAGCCCTGCAGGGAG ccccccgggggGTGCTGGAGCTGCCGGGGGTCCCCCGTGCCCCCGCCCCGTGCTGTGGCCAGATCCTGCACCAAGCCCGGTTGCGTTTGACCTTCCAG ctcagccccccccccggcacgcTCTCGTCCGACTGTGCGGAGCTGCGGCGGTTCCTGCACAAGACCAGCGCGGTGCACCCCGAG gtggAGTTTCACTTCTGCGTCAGCATGAACGGTGCCGTGGCCTCGCACACCTACGG GATCCCTCCTGGCTGGCGGACTGGGAGCGATTCGGCTTCACCGCGGCCCCCCGCGCCCCTCCGGAGGGCGAGGAAG AGCTGGTGACCCCCGATGCCACCTACGCGGTGCGGCCGGGAGCGGGCGCCCCGGTTGGGGACCGTCACCCCCAGAccctcctgctcttcctcttcctccgcCACGACGATCCCTTCCAGGTGTACGACGCCG GCGCCCgccggctgctgctggcccaCCTGGACCAGACGCTGCTGAGCAGCCGCCCGGCGCTGGCCCGCGGCCTCCGGACCCTCGTCCACCCGGCGCTGGAGGAGCTGCGCCGCCGGCATGAG AGCCAGGAGCGGCTGGCACGGTCCCTGCCCGTCGTGCTGGACGCGGTGACGGCCGTGGTGACCGGCAGCACCAGCGCCCGGTTCCGCCGGACCTGTCTGCGCACCATGCAg GTCGAGGACACCGCGGCGCTGGCGGCGGCCACCCGGCGGAGCTTGGCCGAGGTCACCCAGCGGCGCCTGCTGCCTTGCGCCTCCTGCGAGACCCCCGGCGCCCCGGGGGACCCCCGGCGGGGTGAGGGACGAGCCGGGGAGCGGGGGACCCGCCACCCCCCTCCAGGATCCCCCTCGGAGGGTCCCTGCGTGCGGAGGGGACggcagatggaggaggaggaggaggaggaggaaggggacacATGTCCCCAGAGCACCGAGGTGCAG GCGTGGTGGCGGGAGGTGGCCGGCCTGGCTGAGTGGACGGCCTGA